The Pseudoalteromonas tunicata genome segment AAAATGGTCGAAGCTGCTCATTAATTTATTTCCCTCATTAGCCATAACTGCTAATGAGGGCATACAAACATAACAATAATAAGATTTTTTATGAGTAATACGCTTTCAATCAAAGAATACTTTTCTTATTTCAAAGATCGCCGTTTAATTAATATTTTTATTTTTGGTATGGCCAGCGGCTTTCCATGGGTGCTAATTGGCTCTGTGATGTCTGCGTGGCTAAAAGACGAAGGTTTAAGCCGCAGTACTATCGGCTTATTTGGCATTGTTTTTGGTGTTTATAGTATTAACTTTTTATGGTCCCCGCTTATCGACCGTATCAAACTGCCATTTTTGTATAAAAAGCTTGGCCAAAGACGTAGTTGGATTTTTATTTGCCAATTAGTGATTGTGCTCGCGACGTTTTCACTTTCCCAACTGGTAATCAAAGATCAGCTATTTTTAGCCGCTTTATTTTGTTTTGTAGTTGCATTAGCTTCGGCGACTCAAGATATTTCCATTGATGCATTTAGAATTGATACCCTGGCCGAGAGCGAAAGCCATAAAACCACGGCTGCCGCAGCAATGGCTACATCAGGTTGGTGGTCTGGTTATGCGTTACTCGGTGCGATCCCATTTTATATTGCCGACTTCCCTAATTGGCAATGGGCCGATGTTTATCTCATTTTAACAGGGTTGATGCTACTGCTCTGTTTTGCAGTCTTTTTTGCCAAAGAACCTACATCAAATCGCGATATTATCCAGGCAGAGCTGGAACGTAATTACCAACTCGCCCTGGCAAATTCTCAGTTTCAGCTGAAGGCCTTACAAAAACCAATTGCATGGTTAATGGTAACGTTGATTGAACCTTTTAAAGTTTTCTTCAAAAAGAATGGCGTTAAGTCCGCATTGGCATTACTAGCTTTTATCTTTTTATTCAAAATAGGTGAAGCTTTTTTAGCGAGAATGTCGATTGTTTTTTATAAAGAAATAGGTTTCAGCAATACCCAAATAGCCAATTATTCAAAACTTGGGACTGGGATTATTACAATTATTTTTGCATTCTTTGGCAGTATTTTTAACCATAGATACGGCATAGTGAAAGGATTAATGATTAGTGGCATCGCGATGGCAGCATCAAACTTGATGTTTTCAGTGATTGCAATTCAAGGGCCAAAAGAGCACCTTTATGTTTTAGCCATTATTATTGATGGTTTTACCCAAGCATGGTCATTAGTAGCAATGGTGGCGTTTATTTCAATGCTATGTGATAGGGCTTTTACAGCAACACATTACGCATTACTCGCTTCGCTTGGTAATTTAGGTAGAACAGTATTGTCGAGCTATAGCGGTGTGGTAATAGATGATTGGCTCAATGGCAATTGGGCACTGTTTTTTGTGCTCACTGCATTAATGGTGATCCCATCGTTACTATTTTTGTGGTTGATAAGAAAGAAGCTCTACATTCTTGAAAAGAACTTTCATGCTACAAGTAGACGTTAGAGCTAAAAGATAACGCATCCGTGCTAGGTTTATCCTTGTTTAAAACTTATTCGCCTTTAAGCAGCGCTAAACCTTCAATTGGATCTACTTCAAGCGCATAACAATAACGCATGAATTCAACAACATCTAAACGACGCTCTTGGTTTTCAATTTTACCGATAAAAGAATGCGGCGTACCTAAAATTTGAGCAAGGCTACGCATTGTATGACCTTTCTCTTGGCGCTTATCTTTTAACCATTTTGTTAAACGTCCGTTTTCTTCAGACGAGACAGTTTTACCCATCATATACATCTCCTACTAGATGAATGTTGTTTATTTTAAATTAAATGAGAATGCCCCTTCCCATTTAACGAAATGTTCAACGTTTTGTAATCAAAACATCAAACAAATTGTGGCTATTAAAACACAAGCCCCAAATTAGGTATAGACGTTTTTTTTACCTTTACCTAATTTAGGTGCTTAATTCTTTTTTATTACAAAAAATATGTAATATGCAAAAAAATAGCTAGGTTATTTCCGAAATCAACGACTCAATTTTAAATCGAAAAAATTCCGATTTTCGATATTAGCATAAAATAATTATTTTACTTGTTGGTTTTTAATACTGTTTAATTTGAATTTACGGAAAATTTATAACCTGACGATAGAAAGATAATCTTACTAATTGTTTTTATTAAATAAAGTTAAATCATAAATACAAAAATACATTTCAACAATTTAATTAAGCAGCCTGTTCGTGCTAGTTCAAAATGTTAAAGGAGCGCTTTATCAAGTAGGAAGGCGATTTCACCTTAAAAATCTAAAAGTACCTGTTATACTAAAAATCATTAATCATAATTAACATGGTAATCAGATATTTATGATCCGCTTAATGTTTCTGCTCCCAATTATTTTATGCCTTGTGTGGTACTTTTTTCTAAAGCAAAACAAAATCCCCCTTAAACAAGGTAAAAAAGGGTTTATTTACATTCTTATATTTAGTGCCTTCTTGTTAGGTTTTTTTACTTTAATGATCCAGATAACAAAATAGTACAAATAGATTAGAGAAATAAGCCTCTTGTAGAACGCTACAAGAGGCTATAAAGGTGTATTAGTGTTTCTTGATTCTTAGCGCTAATAGACATGGCGTTAAAATCAATGTCAGCACGGTTGCAAAGGCCAAGCCACCGGCCACCGCTGTGGATAATTGCACCCACCATTGAGTCGATGGTGCTCCAAAATCAATTTGACGATTAAACAAATCTATATTGACCTGTAAAACCATCGGCATTAAACCTAAAATAGTAGTCACCGTTGTCAGTAATACAGGTCTTAAACGCTGAGCCCCCGTTCTTAAAATAGCTTCTTTAGCTTCAATCCCCTGCTTACAGAGCACATTATAAGTATCTATCAGCACTATGTTGTTATTTACGACAATGCCGGCAAGTGAAATGACACCAATTCCAGACATCACAATTCCAAATGGCTGTTGTAAAATTAATAGACCCAAAAACACCCCTACGGTCGAGAAAATAACCGCACTTAAAATAAGCAAAGCTTGATAGAAGCTATTAAATTGAGTCACTAAAATAATTCCCATCACAAAAAGCGCCACTAAAAATGCATTTTGTAAAAAGGTTTCGGATTCGTTTTGCTCTTCATTTTCGCCGCGAACTTTGAGCTTAACTCTAGGGTCGAGGCCTTGCTCTGTAAGCTGCGCTTGTAAACGAGGCAATGCCAAGCTCAGCAACTCCCCCACTTTCATATCAGCATTAACAGACACAACTCTATGGCTGTCAACTCGGCGCACCGAATCAACTTTTTGCACCGCTTGGCGTTCTACAAAGTGAGTTATTGGAATTTGGCCGTATTGCGTATTAACTCGTAAGGTATCTAAACGACTTAAATCTCGCTTATCAAAAGGAAAGCGAACTCGAATATCAATTTCATCATCTACATCATCTGGCCGATATTCACCGAGTTTTAAACCATTGGTGATCATCTGCACATTCGCGCCGAGCATGGCAGCATCGGCACCAAATCGAGCAGCGTCAGCGCGGTTAAGTTTCAGCTGCCATTCAATACCCGGTTTTGAGCCAGTATCATCAACATTCGTGAACGATCCATCAGCTTCAATGGCTTGGCGAATCCGTCTTGCTTCTTGATTCAGTACTTCAGGAAACTTAGAGCTAAGCTCTATTGATAAATCTTTACCGCCGCCGGGACCATTTTCATCTTTACGTAACTCAATTTCGACGCCCGCAATTGTGCTAGTTAACGACATCACTTTGGCAATAATTTGGTCTGCAGGTTCTCGCTCATCCCAATCTTTTAAATTTAGACGCAACGTACCTACTAAATCCTTGCCTCCTGTTAATGAATAAAGCGTTTTAATACCTGCAACACTCAGCACTTTTGCTTCGATTTCTTGCATTATGGTGTCTTTTTCATAAATAGATAAATCACCATAGGAACGCACTTTAATATTAACCCCATTAGGCTCAACATCAGGAAAAAACTCAACCCCCAGCTTAGATACGCCATACCCAATAAAAACGAATACTGAAAATACAATCGCGCCGAATAAAACTTTCCAAGGATGCCTAATGGCTCGGTCAAGCACCCGAACATAGCCACCAATAAAACCATGTAACTGCGTTAAGTCGCCTTCCTCAGCATTAAGTAATTCTTGTTTTTGCGTGGCTGAAAGTGGCTTGACCTTACCAATTAAACTACCAATGGTCGGCACAAAAATAAGCGCCATAACTAAAGAGGCACTTAAGGTGGCCATTAGTGTAATAGGTAAGTATTTCATGAACTCCCCCATCATACCCGGCCAAAAAATTAAGGGGGCAAACGCTGCAAGTGTAGTCGCTGTTGAAGCAATAATTGGCCAAGCCATGCGTTTTGCGGCTAGAGAATAGGCTTTTTTACGGTGCATTCCTTCGCCCATCATACGGTCGGCAAATTCAGTCACCACAATTGCGCCATCCACCAGCATACCTACCGCCATAATTAAGGCAAATAACACTACGATATTAACTGTCATGCCAAATAACGAGATCACTAAAATACCCGTTAAAAACGATCCCGGAATTGCAACCCCAACTAAAAAGGCGGCGCGGCTGCCCAAAATAGCAATAATTACAATTACCACTAACAATACAGCTGAAAGCACATTATTTTGTAAATCAGCAAGCATTTGCTCAACATCAAGTGACATATCACCGGTGTAATTAACTTTGATATGATCAGGCCAGCGCGTGCGTGTTTCTTCAACCACAGCTTTGACTTGTTTCACAGTATCGATAATATTTTCGCCAACCCGTTTTTTAACTTCAAGCGATACCGCTAACTCACCGTTAATGCGAGCAATCGTATTGGGGTCTTTATAAGCACGGCGAATAACAGCAACATCCATAAAACGGACAACCTTATCACCCACGACTTTGACAGGCTGTTCCATTACATCTTGAATCGATTCAAACACTGAAGGAATTTTTATCGCAAAACGACCTTTCCCGGTATCAAGCGTACCCGCAGCGATTAAGCGATTATTATTGCTAAGCAACTGGTAAATATCATTTTGTTTTAAGCCGTATGAAATCATCGCTAAAGGATCGACTTCGATTTCAACCATATCCTCTCTATCACCACCAATCTCAACTTCTAATACACTTGAAATTGACTCCAATTCATCTTTTAAATTGCGAGCAAGAGTCAGCAAACCACGCTCAGGTACATTGCCCGATAAGGTTAATGTTATGGTAGGCTGCTCGTCTTCCATTAATACTTCATGTACTTCAGGCTCTTCAGATTCTGAAGGTAATTTTGCTTTTGCAAGCGAGACTTTATCGCGTACATCAGCAAGGGCTTCTTTAGGATCCATGCCCGCTAAAAACTCAAGTGTGACTGAAGCATGACCTTCACTTGCCACTGCGCTCATTTCTTTTACGCCTTCAATCGACCGTAATTCAATTTCCATTGGGCGTACAAGCAACCGTTCGGCATCCTCAGGTGAAATACCATCATGAACAATTGAGACATAAATAAAAGGAATTGTGACATCTGGATTGGCTTCTTTGGGGATATTTTGGTAAGTCACCCAACCGGCAATAAGTAACAAAATAAATATCGATAAACCAGTGCGTGTATGATGAATAGCCGCATCAATCAAATTACCCATAATTACTCCTGCTCATTACTATAAACAGGTTCAACTTCATCACCAATGCGCACAAACCCTTGGCCGAGAGTAATAATGTCAGCTTGCGAACCTAAGCCTGTCATCCAAATTCCATCAACACTCGATTTCACAATATTAATACGATTAAAAATAACTTTGTTTTGGCTATCGATACTTTTAACGCCAATGTTACCTTCGCCATCAAGTGCCATAAATGCAGGACTAAGCTTAATAGCCTCAACCGCTTGGGCATTAATGTTTAATTGCGCCGAAAAACCTGCTTTTTGTGTCATGTTAGGATTACTAAAAGCAGCTTCAATTCGAAAGGTATTAGTATTGCTATCTGCGACTGATGCGATATAGCGGATCAATCCTTGAGTTGAAGATTGCTCAAACACATCGGCGGTGACTTGCTGGTTAATCGTTAAGTTTTTAACTTCGGCTTGAGTTACATCAGCACGAATAATGAGCGGGTCAAGGTCGGCAAGTTCAAACACCGCATCGCCTCGGCCAACATAATCTCCTACTTCGACTAATCTGCGATTAATCACCCCAGCAAATGGCGCGCTTAAAGTCGTACGCTCTAAACTTAACGCTAAGCCTGCCAATTCAGCTTTAGCTTGAGCAAGAGCAGTCTCGGTTTTTGCCAGTGCAACTTGGTCTTGCAAGCCCTGCTGTTGCAATTTTTTTGCACCTTGATATTCAAACTCTCTTTGTTTAATTAACGCTTTAACCGACTCAATTCGCTCACTTAAATCACCTTGCTCTAACTGAGCAACGACAGTGCCTTTAGTGACAAACTCACCTTCGTTAACAAAAATAGCTTCAACTTGGCCAACCTCATAACTACTAACATTTGCAATTTTATCTGGCTCACTTCGACCATAAAGAGAAAGTGTTTTAAAAACAGTTTCAGCTGTTAAACGCTCAACCTTCACTTTAGGCAATGTCGTTTTTTTAGCATCTGCAATGTTTGATTGCTCAGCCTGAGATGGCCCTGTCAGCATCCAAATAAAAATAGCAATGCAAATA includes the following:
- a CDS encoding efflux RND transporter permease subunit — its product is MGNLIDAAIHHTRTGLSIFILLLIAGWVTYQNIPKEANPDVTIPFIYVSIVHDGISPEDAERLLVRPMEIELRSIEGVKEMSAVASEGHASVTLEFLAGMDPKEALADVRDKVSLAKAKLPSESEEPEVHEVLMEDEQPTITLTLSGNVPERGLLTLARNLKDELESISSVLEVEIGGDREDMVEIEVDPLAMISYGLKQNDIYQLLSNNNRLIAAGTLDTGKGRFAIKIPSVFESIQDVMEQPVKVVGDKVVRFMDVAVIRRAYKDPNTIARINGELAVSLEVKKRVGENIIDTVKQVKAVVEETRTRWPDHIKVNYTGDMSLDVEQMLADLQNNVLSAVLLVVIVIIAILGSRAAFLVGVAIPGSFLTGILVISLFGMTVNIVVLFALIMAVGMLVDGAIVVTEFADRMMGEGMHRKKAYSLAAKRMAWPIIASTATTLAAFAPLIFWPGMMGEFMKYLPITLMATLSASLVMALIFVPTIGSLIGKVKPLSATQKQELLNAEEGDLTQLHGFIGGYVRVLDRAIRHPWKVLFGAIVFSVFVFIGYGVSKLGVEFFPDVEPNGVNIKVRSYGDLSIYEKDTIMQEIEAKVLSVAGIKTLYSLTGGKDLVGTLRLNLKDWDEREPADQIIAKVMSLTSTIAGVEIELRKDENGPGGGKDLSIELSSKFPEVLNQEARRIRQAIEADGSFTNVDDTGSKPGIEWQLKLNRADAARFGADAAMLGANVQMITNGLKLGEYRPDDVDDEIDIRVRFPFDKRDLSRLDTLRVNTQYGQIPITHFVERQAVQKVDSVRRVDSHRVVSVNADMKVGELLSLALPRLQAQLTEQGLDPRVKLKVRGENEEQNESETFLQNAFLVALFVMGIILVTQFNSFYQALLILSAVIFSTVGVFLGLLILQQPFGIVMSGIGVISLAGIVVNNNIVLIDTYNVLCKQGIEAKEAILRTGAQRLRPVLLTTVTTILGLMPMVLQVNIDLFNRQIDFGAPSTQWWVQLSTAVAGGLAFATVLTLILTPCLLALRIKKH
- a CDS encoding helix-turn-helix domain-containing protein, which translates into the protein MMGKTVSSEENGRLTKWLKDKRQEKGHTMRSLAQILGTPHSFIGKIENQERRLDVVEFMRYCYALEVDPIEGLALLKGE
- a CDS encoding AmpG family muropeptide MFS transporter is translated as MSNTLSIKEYFSYFKDRRLINIFIFGMASGFPWVLIGSVMSAWLKDEGLSRSTIGLFGIVFGVYSINFLWSPLIDRIKLPFLYKKLGQRRSWIFICQLVIVLATFSLSQLVIKDQLFLAALFCFVVALASATQDISIDAFRIDTLAESESHKTTAAAAMATSGWWSGYALLGAIPFYIADFPNWQWADVYLILTGLMLLLCFAVFFAKEPTSNRDIIQAELERNYQLALANSQFQLKALQKPIAWLMVTLIEPFKVFFKKNGVKSALALLAFIFLFKIGEAFLARMSIVFYKEIGFSNTQIANYSKLGTGIITIIFAFFGSIFNHRYGIVKGLMISGIAMAASNLMFSVIAIQGPKEHLYVLAIIIDGFTQAWSLVAMVAFISMLCDRAFTATHYALLASLGNLGRTVLSSYSGVVIDDWLNGNWALFFVLTALMVIPSLLFLWLIRKKLYILEKNFHATSRR
- a CDS encoding efflux RND transporter periplasmic adaptor subunit produces the protein MHPLSGIKKSLEEKPYIISIVICIAIFIWMLTGPSQAEQSNIADAKKTTLPKVKVERLTAETVFKTLSLYGRSEPDKIANVSSYEVGQVEAIFVNEGEFVTKGTVVAQLEQGDLSERIESVKALIKQREFEYQGAKKLQQQGLQDQVALAKTETALAQAKAELAGLALSLERTTLSAPFAGVINRRLVEVGDYVGRGDAVFELADLDPLIIRADVTQAEVKNLTINQQVTADVFEQSSTQGLIRYIASVADSNTNTFRIEAAFSNPNMTQKAGFSAQLNINAQAVEAIKLSPAFMALDGEGNIGVKSIDSQNKVIFNRINIVKSSVDGIWMTGLGSQADIITLGQGFVRIGDEVEPVYSNEQE